The following are encoded together in the Phaseolus vulgaris cultivar G19833 chromosome 9, P. vulgaris v2.0, whole genome shotgun sequence genome:
- the LOC137820449 gene encoding F-box protein At5g50450 produces the protein MRAPFKHTKKKNDLFECLPDDLVVFILSKLSSTASSPSDFINTVLTCKRLNRLGLHRLVLSKAGSKVFSIKPRNWSEKTHTFLKHCVNAGNVDACYTLGMIRFYCLENRGSGLSLMAKAAMKLHAPALYSLAVIQFNGSGGSKHDKDLRAGVALSARASLLGHIDALRELGHCLQDGYGVRQNVAEGRRMLVQANVRELAYVLREVTPSASESLMVTWRTPMTCQRDVTALLSDYGYRIPVPEVQPVNRFLREWFESGKGKLEEGLRLCSHIGCGRPETRPQEFRRCSVCGKVNYCSRGCQAMDWKLKHKMECSPTEPYAEGDAGVDLNNEFAIPNDAV, from the exons ATGAGAGCTCCATTCAAGCACACCAAGAAGAAAAATGATCTCTTTGAATGCCTTCCCGATGATCTAGTGGTTTTCATTCTCTCCAAACTCAGCTCCACCGCTTCCTCCCCTTCCGATTTCATAAACACCGTCTTAAC ATGCAAGAGATTAAACCGGTTAGGCCTGCACCGTCTTGTGTTATCCAAAGCTGGGTCTAAAGTGTTCTCCATAAAGCCCAGAAATTGGTCGGAAAAGACTCACACTTTCCTCAAACACTGCGTTAACGCCGGCAACGTCGACGCCTGCTACACTCTCGGAATG ATCCGATTTTACTGTCTGGAAAACCGAGGGAGCGGGCTTTCGTTGATGGCGAAGGCGGCTATGAAGCTGCATGCGCCGGCTCTGTACTCGCTGGCGGTGATACAGTTCAATGGCAGCGGCGGCTCCAAACACGACAAGGATCTACGCGCTGGCGTGGCTCTGTCGGCGCGTGCGTCGCTGCTGGGCCACATCGACGCGCTTCGGGAGTTGGGCCATTGTCTCCAGGACGGTTACGGCGTGCGGCAGAACGTTGCGGAGGGGAGGCGGATGCTGGTGCAGGCGAACGTGCGGGAGCTGGCGTATGTGCTACGCGAGGTGACTCCTTCTGCTTCTGAATCTCTCATGGTGACGTGGCGGACGCCAATGACGTGTCAGAGAGATGTCACAGCGTTGTTGAGTGACTACGGTTACAGAATTCCGGTGCCGGAAGTGCAACCGGTGAATCGTTTTTTGAGGGAGTGGTTTGAATCCGGTAAAGGAAAATTGGAGGAAGGATTGAGGTTGTGTTCCCACATTGGATGTGGCCGACCGGAAACTCGGCCGCAGGAATTTCGACGCTGTTCTGTTTGTGGAAAAGTTAATTATTGCTCACGTGGATGTCAAGCCATGGATTGGAAGTTAAAGCATAAAATGGAGTGTTCGCCCACTGAACCCTACGCCGAAGGAGATGCTGGCGTAGACCTAAATAACGAGTTTGCCATACCAAACGATGCCGTTTGA